The genomic interval CCTCTCGCTGGACGCGCTGGGCAGCGCGCCGACCTGTGCCGGGTCGATCGAGAGCCTGCGACGGCGGGGCCGGCACGTGCAGGTCGGGCTGCTGCCGGCCGCGCACGGGCACCCGGCGGTGCCGATGGACCGGGTCATCGCGTACGAGTTGGAGCTGCGCGGCAGCCACGGGATGGCCGCGCACGCGTACCCGGAACTGCTGGCCCTGGTCGGCGCCGGGGTGCTCCGACCGGCGGAGCTGGTGACCGAGACGATCGGGCTGGCCGAGGCCCCGGCGGCGCTGGCGACGCTGGACCGGCCGCCGGTCGGCGGCATCCGGCTGATCCGGCCGGATCGGGGCTGACCGCCGGACGCTACCGGCGAGTCGGTATCGGCGTTCGTCAAGGCCCTCTCCGGATGCTTTCATTGGTGCCATGGCGAACCCGGTGATCTTGACGGTCGACGACGACCCGGCGGTGTCGCGCGCGGTGGCCCGGGACGTGCGGCGACGCTACGGCGACCGGTACCGGGTGGTCCGCGCCTCCTCCGGCGAGGAGGCGCTGACCGCGCTGCGGGAGATCAAGCTCCGGGGTGACCAGGTGGCGGTGCTGCTCGCCGACTACCGGATGCCGCAGATGAACGGCATCGAGTTCCTCGAAGCCGCGATGGACCTCTTCCCGACCGCCCGCCGGGTGCTGCTGACCGCCTACGCGGACACCAACGCGGCGATCGACGCGATCAACGTCGTCGACCTGGACCACTACCTGCTCAAGCCCTGGCATCCGCCGGAGGAGAAGCTCTATCCGGTGCTGGACAGCCTGCTGGACGCCTGGGCGGCGACCCCGGAGGCCGCCCCGGACGAGGTACGCGTGATCGGCCACCGCTGGTCCGCGCCGTCGTTCGAGATCCGCGACTTCCTCGCCCGCAACCTGGTGCCGTACCGCTGGCTGCTCGCCGACGAGCCGGAGGGCGGGCGGCTGCTGGCCGCCGCCGGAGCCGACCCGGCCGACGTGCCGGTGGTGATCACCGCGGACGGCACCGCGCTGGTGAAGCCGACCGAGGCCGAACTGGCGGACCGGTGCGGGCTCTCCACCACCCCGGCCGCCGACTTCTACGACCTGGTGGTGGTCGGCGCCGGCCCGGCCGGCCTCGGCGCCGCCGTCTACGGCGCCTCCGAGGGGCTGCGCACGGTACTCGTCGAGCGGCAGGCGACCGGCGGCCAGGCCGGGCAGAGCAGCCGGATCGAGAACTACCTCGGCTTCCCCGACGGGGTCTCCGGGTCGCAGCTCGCCGACCGGGCCCGCCGACAGGCGCTGAAGTTCGGCGCCGAGCTGCTGACCGCCCGGGACGTCGTCGGGCTGGAGGCGGCCGGCGCGACCCGGCTGCTCCGGTTCAGCGACGGCTCGTCCATCGCCGCGCACACCGTGGTACTGGCCACCGGGGTCTCCTACCGGCAGCTCACCGCGCCCGGACTGGCCGACCTGACCGGCCGGGGCGTCTTCTACGGCTCGGCGTCGACGGAGGCGCCGAACTGCGCCGGCCAGGACGTCTACATCGTCGGCGGGGCGAACTCGGCCGGGCAGGCGGCGGTCTACTTCGCCCGGCACGCCCGCCGGGTGCACCTGCTGGTACGCGGCCCGGACCTGCGCCGCTCGATGTCGCACTACCTGATCGAGCAGATCGAACGGATCGACAACATCGAGGTGCACCCGCACTCCGAGGTGGTCGGCGGCGAGGGCACCGACCACCTGGAGCAGCTCGTCATCTGCGACAACCGGGTCGGGCAGCGGCGCACCGTGAAGGCCTCCTGGCTCTTCGTCTTCATCGGCGCCGAGCCGCGCACCGACTGGCTGGCCGACGTGGTGGCCCGGGACGCCCGGGGCTACGTGCTGACCGGGCTGGACCTGAGCAGCGACGGCCGGCGGCCGGCCGGCTGGTCGCTCCCCCGCGACCCGTACCCGCTGGAGTCGAGCCTGCCCGGGGTCTTCGCGGCCGGGGACGTCCGGGCCGACTCGATCAAGCGGGTCGCCTCGGCCGTCGGCGAGGGTGCCATGGTGGTCTCACTGGCCCACCAGTACCTGGCGGCGCAGTGAAGCTCCTTCGGGTTGGAGACGTTCCACGAACACGGATCGGGTGACGAGATGACCGGATCGGACGAGCGGCTGCCGATCGAGGAACTGCGTACGCTGTTCCTGTTCGAGTCGCTGGACGAGGAGAAGCTCGACTACATCCACCAGCACGGCCGGGTGCAGCGACTGCCGGCCGGATCCGACGTCTTCGTCGAGGGCGCCGAGGCGAACTGCTTCTTCGTGCTGCTCGACGGCACCGTCTCGCTGATCCGGCTGGTGCAGGGCGACCGGGTCGAGATCACCCGCAGCGACCAGCGCGGCGCGTACGGCGGGGCGACCCAGTCCTACCTGAACGAGCAGCGGGTGCAGACGTACCAGAACGGGATGCGGGCGATCACCGACGTGACGCTCTTCGTACTGCCGGCCGAGGTGATCAGCACCGCGATGCGCCGCTGGTTCCCGATGGCGATGCACCTGCTGGACGGCCTCTTCCTCGGCATGCGGACCACCCAGACCGTGGTCGGCGAACGGGAGCGGCTGCTGGCCCTCGGCTCGCTCTCGGCCGGGCTGACCCACGAGCTGAACAACCCGGCCGCCGCCGCCGTCCGGGCCACCTCGGTGCTCCGGGACCGGGTCGCCGGGATGCGGCACAAGCTGGCGATGATCGCCGACGGCCGGCTGGACGGGGAACGGCTGCAACGCCTGGTCGAACTCCAGGAGGCCGCCGTGAAGCAGGCCGCCACGGCACCGACGCTCTCCCCGCTCCAGACCAGCGACGCCGAGGACGCCCTGGCCGACTGGCTGGACGCGCACGAGGTCACCGGCGGCTGGGACCTCGCCCCGACGCTGACCGCCGGTGGCATCGACGTGGCCTGGCTGGAGCAGGTCGGCACGGCGGTACGCCCCGACGACCTGGAGCCGGCGATCCGGTGGCTGACCTACACCGTCGAGACCGAACTGCTGCTCGGCGAGATAGACGACGCGCTGAGCCGGATCACCGGGCTGGTCGGCGCGGCGAAGCAGTACTCGCAACTGGACCGGGCACCGCACCGGACGGTGGACGTGCACGACCTGCTCGACGCGACGCTGGCGATGTTCAACGCCAAGATCAAGGCTGGTGTCCAGGTCGTCCGCGAGTACGACCGCAGCCTGCCGGCGATCCCGGTCTACGCCGCCGAACTGAACCAGGTCTGGACCAACCTGGTCGACAACGCGCTCTACGCGATCGGCGAGCAGGGCGTGCTGACCGTACGCACCGGGCGGGACGACGACTCGATCGTGGTGGAGATCGTCGACACCGGGCCGGGCATTCCGGCCGAGGTCCGGTCCAGGATCTTCGAGCCGTTCTTCACCACCAAGCCGATCGGCGACGGGACCGGGCTGGGGCTGGACATCTCGTACCGGATCGTGGTCAACAAGCACCACGGGGACATCCGGGTCGACTCCGAGCCGGGGCGTACCACCTTCCGGGTCTGCCTGCCGATCTCCGGACCCGAGCCGGGCGCGGTCGAGGCCGCCCTCTCCTGACCCGCCGCCCTCTCCTGATCGGCCGCTCTGCCGGTCGGAGCGGTCAGCTCGTCGAGCGGAGCCGGCGGCCGGTGCCCTCCGTCCGCATCGCCGCGACCAGGTCCTCGCGGGCCCGAGCGACCCGGGACCGGATGGTGCCGATCGGGCAGTCACAGACCTCGGCCGCCTCGGCGTAGCTCAGCCCGGCCACCTGGGTGGCGACGAACGCCTCCCGGCGGTCCGCCGGCAGGTCCGCGAGGAGCCGGTCGAGTTCCACGGCGCCCTCGAAGCCGGTGCTCCCCCGGGCCAGTTCGGCGTCGGCGGCGAGTTGCCAGTCCGGCAGCGACGCCACGCGGGGTCGTCGCATGGCCGTCCGGACATGGTCGACGCAGGCCCGCCGGGCGATCGAGAGCAGCCACGTCTTCGCGGAGGACCTGGCCGCGAAGCGGGGCAGCGCGCGCATCGCCCGCAGGTAGGTCTCCTGGGCGAGATCCTCCGCCTCACCGGCACCGACCAGGTGGGAGACGAACCGCTGCACGTCGTGCTGGGTCGCCCGGATGAAGGCCGCTGCCGCCGAGCGGTCGCCGGCCTTGGCGGCCAGCGCCAGGCTGGTGATCTCGTCGCTGTCGACTCCGGGGGGAGGCATGCCCCAAAGCTACCCGTACCGGTGCTTGGTTCGAATACCCCCGGTGGGCATCCGATCGCTGCCCGGGGCGATCATGAGGTGCCGGCGGCCCCTCATCCGCCGGTCACGGCAGGGTCGGTGCCGGAATGCTTACCCCCGAGGGAACCGACGGCCGGTCAGGTCCGACTATGAATGTGTGCGGTGCGAAGAGTATCGAGAAGCCCTGTCGGCCCGGCTGGACGGCGAGGAGCACCCGGCCGAGCGGGCCGGGGTGGACCGCCATCTCGCCGCCTGCCCGGAGTGCCGGAGCTGGCTGGAGAGCGCGACGGCGCTGAACAGGCTGGCCAGGACCAGCCTGGTGCCGCCGCCGATGGAGATCGACGAGAGCATCCTGGCCGCCGCTCCCGGGCCGAGCCGGTTCGCCCGGCTGGCCGGTACGCTCCGGATCGCGCTCGGGGTGGTGGGCGTCGCCCAGTTCCTGCTCGGCGCGGCCCAGATCGCCGGCATCGGCTCGGCGGCGCACCCGCACGGACTCCAGGTCGTGTTCGGCGGCGGCCCCGACCACCTGTGGCACGAATCGGCTGCCTGGAACGTCGCGCTCGGGGCCGGATTCGCCTGGATCGCGCTGCGGCGTACCCGGCCGGTGGGTCTGGTACCCACGCTGACCGCGTTCGTCGCCGTGCTGACCCTGCTCTCGGTCAACGACGCGATCGCCGGCCGGGTCGAGCCCAGCCGGATCCTCAGTCACGGCCTGATCCTGGCCGGCTATCTGATCATTCTCGGTCTCTCCCGCCCGACGATCGAGTCGGGTGAGCCGCCGACCCGGCACGAGCGACGCCCCGGGCCGGGCTGGCGGGCGAGGTTCGAGGAGGAGCCGGCACCCGCGCCGCCGCGCCTGCGGCTGGTCCGGACCCAACCCGGCACGGCTCAGGCGCGGACCCACCACCGGGCTGCCTGAGCCCTCCCGACCGTCCCGCCCCGTCGACCGGCCGGCTGCCGTCGGCGGCCCGTCACCCGCCCGAGCCGCGCCCGCCGTGTGCCGGGTTCGGCGTGTGCGGGAGCTTGCCGAGCTGCCGCCAGTCGGACTCGGCGACCTGGATGTCGTAGTGCTTGGCCGCCGCGAGGATGTTCGCGAACGCCTGGTCCCGCTCGGCGTCGCTGACGTCGTGCGTCTGGTCGAACCGGGCGAGGGCGTTGCGGACGTGCGACGCGTCGGTGAGTGGTTCCTTGCGCTTCCCGGGAAAGGCGAACGCGCTGTCCGGCAGTTCACGGGACTGTTTGCTGCTGATCACTCCGTGCTGGTCGACGGGCTTCCAGGTGGTCTTCATGGTTTCCTCCCGACGAGGGTCGTCCACCCGGTTCTGGTACCCCCGGCGCGGGCCGATAACCGGCCGGCCGACTCGGCGGCCGTCCCGACCGATCTGCTGACAAAGTTTGGATTCTGTCAGTCGTCAGTCCATACTTGATGAAGCGGCGACACCCGCCCCGGCCAGCGGCCAGCCTGGAGTCGCCGCGCCCGGACGTCGCCGGCAACCGGTCCGCCGGAGCAGTGGCGGCACAGACGAAGGAGCAGAACATGGAGAACCGGACACTCGGCACCAACGGCCCCACGGTCTCCGCCCTCGGCCTCGGCACGATGGGGATGTCCGACCTCTACGGACCCGCCGACGAGACGGAGAGCATCGCGACCATCCACGCCGCCCTGGACGCCGGGGTCACCCTGCTGGACACCGGCGACTTCTACGGCGCCGGACACAACGAGATGCTCCTCGGCCGGGCGCTGCGCGAGCGCAACCGCGCCCAGGTCACGATCAGCGTCAAGTTCGGCGCGCTGCGCGACCCGGACGGCGGCTGGGACGGCACCGACGGCCGCCCGGAGGCGGTACGGAACTTCCTCGCGTACACGCTGCGCCGGCTCGACACGGACCACGTCGACGTGTACCGGCTCAGCCGGCTCGACCCGGCGGTGCCGATCGAGGAGACCGTCGGCGCGATCGCCGAACAGGTGACCGCCGGCCGGGTACGCCACATCGGCCTCTCCGAGGTCGGCGCGGCGACGATCCGCCGGGCCCAGGCCGTACACCCGATCGCCGACCTCCAGATCGAGTACTCGCTGCTGTCCCGGACCGTCGAGGCGGAGATCCTGCCCACCTGTCGGGAGCTGGGCATCGGCGTGACGGCGTACGGGGTGCTGTCCCGGGGGCTGCTCAGCGGGCACTGGACCGCCGACCGGCAGCTCTCCCCCGGCGACTTCCGCTCGTTCAGCCCCCGGTTCACCGGCGACAACCTCCAGGCGAACCTGCTGCTGGTGGACGCGCTGCGCGAGGTCGCGCAGTCCCGTGGCGCCACCGTCTCCCAGGTCGCCATCGCCTGGGTGCTCAGCCGGGGCACCGACATCGTGCCGCTGGTCGGTGCCAGGCGCCGGGACCGGTTGGCCGAGTCGCTCGGGGCGCTCGACCTGACGCTCGACGCCGACGACCTGGCCGCCATCGAGCGGGCCGTACCCGTCGGGTCCGCCGCCGGTGCCCGCTACGCCGCCCCCGCGATGGCCCACCTGGACAGCGAACGGTGAAATAGTGCCCATGGCCGACTCGACGCTGACCCCGGAACGGATCCTCGAAGCGGCGGAGGAGGTCCTCCGCCGCTTCGGCCCGGCGAAGGCGACCGTGGTCGACGTCGCCCGGGCACTGGGGGTGAGCCACGGCAGCGTCTACCGGCACTTCGCCAGCAAGACGGCGCTGCGCGAGGCGGTCGCCGACCGCTGGCTGGACCGGGTGCACGCGGAGCTGCCGGCGGTGACCGCCAGCAGCGCACCGGCGCCGGAGCGGCTGCGTTCCTGGCTGCACACGCTGCACGGCACGAAGCGGGCGACGGCGCTCGACGACCCCGAACTCTTCGCCACCTACATCGTGCTGGTCGGTGAGGCCAGTACGGTGATCGCCGCGTCGCTGGACGGGCTCGTCGCGCAGCTCTCCCGGATCATCGCGGACGGGGTCGCCGAGGGCGACTTCGCCGTCGCCGACGTGCCCCGGGCCGCCCGCGCGGTCCTGCACGCCACCGCGCGGTTCCACGATCCGACGCACTCGGCCCAGTGGGCCGACCCGGAGATCGAGCGGCAGCTCGACGCCGTCTGCGACCTGCTGCTCGACGGCCTCCGCCCGCGCTGATCCGGCGCACGCCACCGCATCCGTCCCGACGGTGGGCGATGCATTGACATTATTAGTTAACTTTCCTAATGTTTCAGCAACTCAGCGACATCGATCCCGATCCGCCTCGCCCGGGTGCCGGCGCCGAACCCCGCCGCCCACCGGTGCCGCGGCGACCCCCAACCCCACCAGGTCGGATCGAGCGGCTGAGGCCTGCGACAGAAGGGAACGTCGATGTCACCCACCACGAGCGCCGAGCGGGTCCCCCCGCCCGGACGTCGCCCCGGCTGGCGGTCCAGGCTCTGCACCGGAGCGCTCGCGCTCGCCACCGTCGCCACCGGGACGGCCTTCGCGCTCGCGCCGCTCTCCCCGGCCGAGGCCGTCGTGCTGCCCAACAACTTCAAGAGCGTCGGCTACCTGCCGAGCTGGGCCGGCGACGTCAACGCCGTCCAGTACAACAAGCTGACCCACATCAACTACGCCTTCGTACTGCCGAACCCGAACGGCACACTGCGGGCCGTGGAGAACCCGAGCAAGCTCTCCGCGCTGGTGTCGCGGGCGCACGGCAGCAACGTCAAGGTGTCGATCGCGATCGGCGGCTGGAACGACGGCGACGACTCCGCCTTCGAGGCCCTGGCCGCCAACTCGGCCAGCCGGACCACCTTCGTGAACAGCGTGATCAGCTTCGTGACGCAGTACAACCTGGACGGTGTCGACATGGACTGGGAGTACCCGGACCCCGGCACCTCGGCGAACAACTTCACCGCCCTGATGCAGCAGCTCAGCGGCCAGCTCCGCAGCCGGGGCAAGCTGCTCACCGCCGCCGTCGTCTCCGAGGGCGGCAGCGTCAACGGGGTACAGCCGGCCGTCTTCGGCTACGTCGACTGGCTGAACATCATGGCGTACGACGGCGGCAGCCCGCACGCCAACTACGACTGGTCGATCAACGCGGTGAACGGCTGGAAGTCGCGCGGCCTGCCGGCCAGCAAGGCGGTGCTCGGCGTACCCTTCTACAGCCGCCCCGGCTACTACACCTACTCCGCGCTGGTCGCGATGGACCCGGCCAACGCCAACCGGGACTGCACCACGGCCGGCGGTGCCCAGCAGTGCTACAACGGCATCCCGACGGTGAAGCGCAAGACCCAGTGGGCACTGGCCAACGCCGGCGGGATGATGAACTGGGAGCTGTCCCAGGACACCAACAACGCCACCTCGCTGGTCAGCGCCATCTACGACACGGTGATGGGCGGCGGCACCCCGCCGCCCGGCCGGACCGGGCAGATCACCGGCATCGGCGGCAAGTGCGTCGACGTCGCGGCGGCCTCCAGCGCGAACGGCGCGGCGATCCAGCTCTACGACTGCAACGGCAGCAACGCCCAGCGCTGGACGGTCGGCACCGACGGCACCCTGCGGGCGCTCGGCAAGTGCGCCGACATCACCGCCGCCGCGACCAGCAACGGCGCCAAGGTGCAGCTCTACGACTGCAACGGCACCGGCGCGCAGGTCTGGCAGGCGCAGAGCAACGGCACCCTGCGCAACCCGGCCTCGAACAGGTGCCTGGACGCCACCGACAACAGTTCGGCCGACGGCACCCGGCTACAGATCTGGGACTGCTTCGGCGGCGCCAACCAGGTGTGGCGACTTCCGGCCTGATCCCGGCACCGCAGCCGGCCCGGTCGCCACAAGCGGCCGGGCCGGCTGCCGTCCCGCCGGCTACCCCGCGCCGCCGGTCGACCTCCCGCCGACCGTCGGACGCACGCCGACACCCGGACCCGCCGCATTCGGCGTGACCGTCGGACCCTCGCCGACACCGGGAGCGGGCGCGCTCGGCGGAGCGGAGGCCGGCGGGCCGTCACCGGCGGGCGACCGCCACACGTTCACCGCCAGCCGACCGGTGGTGCCGAGGTCGATCCCGCCGCCCGGTGCGACGAGCTGGGTCGGTGCACCCGGCGCCGGAGCGATCTCCAGGTAGCTCGCGTTCGTCGCCGGCTCGGTCGACTCGGTGACGGTGTTCCGCCAGAGCACCCGGGCCCTCGCCGTCTCGCCCGGACCCAGCAGCACCGGCCGGGGCGGCACGTCGTAGCTGTCCGGGGCGCTCACCGGCGCCGACCCGTTGCCGACCGTGACGTCGACCGGCCGCCGCTCCTGGTCGAGTACCCGCACCACGGGATAGCCGTCGAGCCGGTACGGGGCCGCGCCGCAGTTGCGCAGCTCGATCCCGAGCGCCCGCAGGCCGAGCGCGGGCTCCACCTCACCGGCGGTGATCAGGAATCCGTCGGGACAGTCGACCGCGGTCGGCGCCGGCTCGGCGGTCAGGGTCGGCTCGGGGATCGGCGGCCTGCTCGGCGTGCCGCACGCGGCGAGCAGCGCGACCGCACCGAGCAGGGTGCCGAGCCGGCGCGACCGCCCGAGCCGGTACGGCGGAACGCCGATCGTCATCCAGGAGCCTCTCCGACCCTGCCGGGTCTCGTCGATCATCTCAGCCGAAGGTGTAGCCGGTCAGGTACTCCGGAACCACGATCCGGCTCCTCGGCGACGCCTTCCGGATCGTCGTGATCATCGCCTCCAAGCGCGGCCGGTCCGCCGGTGCGATCGGCGGCGGATTCCGCAGCTCGGTCTCGAAGTTGTCCCAGTGCACCGGTACCACTATCTCCGGATGGTCGAGCGCGGCCAGCAGCCGGGGCAGGTAGTCGTGGGTGGCACCACTGGCGGCCATCGCGACCATCGCAATGTCCGGCCGCAGCCCGGTCACGTTCCGTTCCACGAAGTCGCTGGCGCCCATGAAGAAGACCGCCGGGCCGTTCCTGATGCGCAGCTGGTAGGCGAGGGTGTCGCCCTCGGGCAGGTCGGCCACGGTGGCGGGCTTCGCCGGGCGGCTCAGCCGCAGCCCGGGGATGCCGATCGAGTACGCCGCGTTCCGGCTGTGCAGCGAGGCGACCACCTCGACGGTGTAGTCACCGAAGTCGAGGACCTCGCCCCCCTTGACCAGGCCGAGTTGCCCGGACGGGATGCCGGAGGCCAACCCGAGCTGGTACGTCGTCATCGTGCCGAGCACCCGCGCCCCGGTCGTCGTCGCGATGTGCGGTACGTCGTTGAAGTGGTCCCAGTGCGAGTGGGTGACGAGTACCGTCTCGGGCCGGCCGACGTGTTCGTCGACGGTGCCGGTGGCGACGGTCAGTGGGGTGGCCAGGTCCATCCCGCCGTCGAAGAGTCCGGTCCGGTACCGGCTCAGGTACGGGTCGACGAGTACCGTCCGGGAGCCGATGTCGATCCGCCAGCCGGCCGTACCGAACCAGCGGAACGTCGCGGCGGCGCCGCGCGCCCGCCGCCCGGTGGCGGCGGTCGGTGCCGGCCGGGTCGCCGCGACGGCCGGCCCCGGTGCGACGGTGGCGGCGAGCCCGGTCGCGGCGGCGCCGACGGCGGCGGTCCGGAGCAGGCCCCGGCGGTCGAGTCGAGGTTCGGGCATGGGTCTCCCCCTCCGATCGGGCCCGGCCGGGTGTGCGGCGCCTGAGCAGCGCCGGCACGCCCGGCCGAGCGGTCGAGTGCGGAAACCCAATCACCGGCCGGTCCGCGCCGTCCAAGACCATCCGGCGGATCCGCCGATA from Plantactinospora sp. BC1 carries:
- a CDS encoding FAD-dependent oxidoreductase produces the protein MANPVILTVDDDPAVSRAVARDVRRRYGDRYRVVRASSGEEALTALREIKLRGDQVAVLLADYRMPQMNGIEFLEAAMDLFPTARRVLLTAYADTNAAIDAINVVDLDHYLLKPWHPPEEKLYPVLDSLLDAWAATPEAAPDEVRVIGHRWSAPSFEIRDFLARNLVPYRWLLADEPEGGRLLAAAGADPADVPVVITADGTALVKPTEAELADRCGLSTTPAADFYDLVVVGAGPAGLGAAVYGASEGLRTVLVERQATGGQAGQSSRIENYLGFPDGVSGSQLADRARRQALKFGAELLTARDVVGLEAAGATRLLRFSDGSSIAAHTVVLATGVSYRQLTAPGLADLTGRGVFYGSASTEAPNCAGQDVYIVGGANSAGQAAVYFARHARRVHLLVRGPDLRRSMSHYLIEQIERIDNIEVHPHSEVVGGEGTDHLEQLVICDNRVGQRRTVKASWLFVFIGAEPRTDWLADVVARDARGYVLTGLDLSSDGRRPAGWSLPRDPYPLESSLPGVFAAGDVRADSIKRVASAVGEGAMVVSLAHQYLAAQ
- a CDS encoding ATP-binding protein → MTGSDERLPIEELRTLFLFESLDEEKLDYIHQHGRVQRLPAGSDVFVEGAEANCFFVLLDGTVSLIRLVQGDRVEITRSDQRGAYGGATQSYLNEQRVQTYQNGMRAITDVTLFVLPAEVISTAMRRWFPMAMHLLDGLFLGMRTTQTVVGERERLLALGSLSAGLTHELNNPAAAAVRATSVLRDRVAGMRHKLAMIADGRLDGERLQRLVELQEAAVKQAATAPTLSPLQTSDAEDALADWLDAHEVTGGWDLAPTLTAGGIDVAWLEQVGTAVRPDDLEPAIRWLTYTVETELLLGEIDDALSRITGLVGAAKQYSQLDRAPHRTVDVHDLLDATLAMFNAKIKAGVQVVREYDRSLPAIPVYAAELNQVWTNLVDNALYAIGEQGVLTVRTGRDDDSIVVEIVDTGPGIPAEVRSRIFEPFFTTKPIGDGTGLGLDISYRIVVNKHHGDIRVDSEPGRTTFRVCLPISGPEPGAVEAALS
- a CDS encoding sigma-70 family RNA polymerase sigma factor, with the protein product MPPPGVDSDEITSLALAAKAGDRSAAAAFIRATQHDVQRFVSHLVGAGEAEDLAQETYLRAMRALPRFAARSSAKTWLLSIARRACVDHVRTAMRRPRVASLPDWQLAADAELARGSTGFEGAVELDRLLADLPADRREAFVATQVAGLSYAEAAEVCDCPIGTIRSRVARAREDLVAAMRTEGTGRRLRSTS
- a CDS encoding zf-HC2 domain-containing protein gives rise to the protein MRCEEYREALSARLDGEEHPAERAGVDRHLAACPECRSWLESATALNRLARTSLVPPPMEIDESILAAAPGPSRFARLAGTLRIALGVVGVAQFLLGAAQIAGIGSAAHPHGLQVVFGGGPDHLWHESAAWNVALGAGFAWIALRRTRPVGLVPTLTAFVAVLTLLSVNDAIAGRVEPSRILSHGLILAGYLIILGLSRPTIESGEPPTRHERRPGPGWRARFEEEPAPAPPRLRLVRTQPGTAQARTHHRAA
- a CDS encoding DUF6582 domain-containing protein, whose product is MKTTWKPVDQHGVISSKQSRELPDSAFAFPGKRKEPLTDASHVRNALARFDQTHDVSDAERDQAFANILAAAKHYDIQVAESDWRQLGKLPHTPNPAHGGRGSGG
- a CDS encoding aldo/keto reductase; the encoded protein is MENRTLGTNGPTVSALGLGTMGMSDLYGPADETESIATIHAALDAGVTLLDTGDFYGAGHNEMLLGRALRERNRAQVTISVKFGALRDPDGGWDGTDGRPEAVRNFLAYTLRRLDTDHVDVYRLSRLDPAVPIEETVGAIAEQVTAGRVRHIGLSEVGAATIRRAQAVHPIADLQIEYSLLSRTVEAEILPTCRELGIGVTAYGVLSRGLLSGHWTADRQLSPGDFRSFSPRFTGDNLQANLLLVDALREVAQSRGATVSQVAIAWVLSRGTDIVPLVGARRRDRLAESLGALDLTLDADDLAAIERAVPVGSAAGARYAAPAMAHLDSER
- a CDS encoding TetR family transcriptional regulator, which translates into the protein MADSTLTPERILEAAEEVLRRFGPAKATVVDVARALGVSHGSVYRHFASKTALREAVADRWLDRVHAELPAVTASSAPAPERLRSWLHTLHGTKRATALDDPELFATYIVLVGEASTVIAASLDGLVAQLSRIIADGVAEGDFAVADVPRAARAVLHATARFHDPTHSAQWADPEIERQLDAVCDLLLDGLRPR
- a CDS encoding glycosyl hydrolase family 18 protein — translated: MSPTTSAERVPPPGRRPGWRSRLCTGALALATVATGTAFALAPLSPAEAVVLPNNFKSVGYLPSWAGDVNAVQYNKLTHINYAFVLPNPNGTLRAVENPSKLSALVSRAHGSNVKVSIAIGGWNDGDDSAFEALAANSASRTTFVNSVISFVTQYNLDGVDMDWEYPDPGTSANNFTALMQQLSGQLRSRGKLLTAAVVSEGGSVNGVQPAVFGYVDWLNIMAYDGGSPHANYDWSINAVNGWKSRGLPASKAVLGVPFYSRPGYYTYSALVAMDPANANRDCTTAGGAQQCYNGIPTVKRKTQWALANAGGMMNWELSQDTNNATSLVSAIYDTVMGGGTPPPGRTGQITGIGGKCVDVAAASSANGAAIQLYDCNGSNAQRWTVGTDGTLRALGKCADITAAATSNGAKVQLYDCNGTGAQVWQAQSNGTLRNPASNRCLDATDNSSADGTRLQIWDCFGGANQVWRLPA
- a CDS encoding DUF4232 domain-containing protein, yielding MTIGVPPYRLGRSRRLGTLLGAVALLAACGTPSRPPIPEPTLTAEPAPTAVDCPDGFLITAGEVEPALGLRALGIELRNCGAAPYRLDGYPVVRVLDQERRPVDVTVGNGSAPVSAPDSYDVPPRPVLLGPGETARARVLWRNTVTESTEPATNASYLEIAPAPGAPTQLVAPGGGIDLGTTGRLAVNVWRSPAGDGPPASAPPSAPAPGVGEGPTVTPNAAGPGVGVRPTVGGRSTGGAG
- a CDS encoding MBL fold metallo-hydrolase: MPEPRLDRRGLLRTAAVGAAATGLAATVAPGPAVAATRPAPTAATGRRARGAAATFRWFGTAGWRIDIGSRTVLVDPYLSRYRTGLFDGGMDLATPLTVATGTVDEHVGRPETVLVTHSHWDHFNDVPHIATTTGARVLGTMTTYQLGLASGIPSGQLGLVKGGEVLDFGDYTVEVVASLHSRNAAYSIGIPGLRLSRPAKPATVADLPEGDTLAYQLRIRNGPAVFFMGASDFVERNVTGLRPDIAMVAMAASGATHDYLPRLLAALDHPEIVVPVHWDNFETELRNPPPIAPADRPRLEAMITTIRKASPRSRIVVPEYLTGYTFG